The region ttttcaacCCCAAACCTAGTATATAACCTCAGGGGTGTGTGAATGCAAAAGGATTAAGGGCTGGGAGTCAGGCCCTTCCTGAGGAGAAAGCAGTGGTGTTTAAGGACATAAAGAGTCCCCAGGAAACTCCTGACTTCAACAGAGCTATGATACAGTGAGATTAGGGCAGGGAAGCGGAAGGAGTCTTGAGGTTCTAAGTGGCCCTGGCTGTTGAGGAGCTTTAGGGGAAGGAAGGGTCCTGGGGGCTGGCACTGACCGCACTGTAGATGTGATGCAGTACATCTCGGATGGGTCCGACGCCCAAGTCAGTATTCATGACAACCTTGATCCCAGTGGGTGTCTCGTAGTAATGAAGTTTGTAACGGCTAGTTTGGAAGGCCAGGAAGCCGTCCTTCCTGCAGAGATGATGAGGACGTTAAGGAATGGGAGCATAATCCCTCCCAAAGAGATACTTTAGATCCCGTCTAGGTGAACTCTCTAAACACCTCATTTGTAGGAGCCTCATTTGGTAAAGACACCTCCCATTTCACCCCTCAATTCGGCCCCCGCATGCAACCTCTCTACCTTCAgatcattcccccccccccccccccccgttctggCCAGCCCTAGCACTCTCGCTCCAGactcagcccctctctctctgtctccttcccctctcttggGGTCCAATGTCTCTTCCAGTCCACAAAGTCTCCCGCACTCCCAAATTTCCAAGACTGGCCGTCCTTCCCTCAACATCCCTTTTGACTCAGCGTACATGTCTAGCGGGGACATCTTGCTGACAAAGGAGCGGATAGAGAAGAGCATGCCGTACATCAGCTTGTACTcctaggggagagggacagagttaGTTAGCTCTCGGTTGTTGAAGGAGACGGCGTAGGGGTGGGAACCAGCCGGGGTTTGGAGAGGAAGGGCTGGGCTGGGACTGTGTGCGTTTGGAGATGCGAGGTCACCCGGATTGTGCGGGGCCCTCTCGTCACCTCCTCTTTGGGGATCCCCGCTTGCTTCTTGCGGTGCCACTCGCTGTAGTGCAGACACACTCCATTCCGGTCAAACAGGTACAGGTTGTGAACAGTCATCTGCAGGGCAGGGAATGTAAGCCTCGCTCCGAGACCGCCCACAGCCCCGGTGCTCCAGCTTTCGGCCCCTGACTCCCCCAGCTGGCGGGAACCCCTCCCCCGGACTCACCGGAACTGCTCCCAGTGCCCGTCACTAGATACTTCCGGTTTTTTGCGGCGCCCCGCCCAACCCGCTCCGCCACAGCAGTGGCGGGGCGCTAACTCCGCCCCATACTTCCCCCAGCCAATCCGTGCCGCGGGAGCCGCGCACGCGCGTCTTGGGCTCCCGGGCTCCAGAAGCCGTTCAAGCCGCTGCGAGGAAGAGCTCTGGGCTGGTGACGTCATCAAGCCGTGCGAGGCGGGGCTGCGGACGGTGGGCGGGAGGCTGCCAACGGTTTTGAGCGCAGGGAGGGCGGTGAGGGTGGGTGTGGAGGCGTCCTTGGTCTCCCGGACCGGGgctcaggggagggggacagcccCTTGTCGACACCGTGGCACACTGAGGGGGCTGAGGTCCGGCGGTGTGGCGAGGAGTCGCGAGGGGTGGTCGGGGTAGAGGATCGCAGGCTAGGCTTGAGGGCGGCGTACCTTTTAGAGACGTCTGAGGAGGTGACTGAGTGTTTACGAAGTTTCTCTCGCAAGGGCGAGAAGGGAGGGAGGCTAGGGAAACTTACTATGGTTTTCTTGCCAGAAGGGGTCGGAGGGGATATACAAGAGGGTTGACTGTGGGTGGAACAGGTGCATGGCGGAGGGGTGTGAGCCGGTGGGGAGCCTGAGGTTCCTGCCTCTCTGAGACCGGGACCAGGTGAGGGGCACATAAGGCGGCTGGAGGGAAGTTAGGCACTTACTGGGTTTGCGCCCATTTCAGTTTGCACGTTGAGTTCAGTTGACCGGTGATGGCCGGTGCCAGAAGTTGATCTACAGCTTTCAGCCCTCCAGGGAACTGCAGGGGTGCTGTCGCTCCTCCGTCTTCTGTCCCCACCCACTCCTTGCTGCACCCTCCTTTTCCACCGTTCCCAGGAGCTGTGGAAGGAAATGCTTTTGCCCTCTCCCATGGCCTCTGAAACCGCCAGAAACCTTTCCTCTAACCAGAAAGCCTCCATACCGTTAGTCACCAAGGATCCTTGGCTTGGagccttcctcctttctcccaaaTCTTCTTCTTCCGTGTACTTTCCCCCCTGGCCTGTCCTACAGCAGGACCAGAAGTTCCCAGCTGTACTGTCTGcagttttctcttccttgtaCCCATGGCGACATCAGCTACGGTTCCCAGTTCACCCCTCCGGGCTGAGGATCTCCTGAGTGATTCATCAGAAGCCCCTGGGCTGAACCAAATGTCCTCTGAGGTGACCTCCCAGCTCTATGCTTCTTTGCACCTCAGTCGCCAGGCAGAGGCCACAGCCCGAGCCCAGCTGtatctgccctcctcctccccacctcctcatgAGATGTTAGATGGCTTGGCCCAAGAGCTGAGTCGCAGCTTGTCAGTTGGATTGGAGAACAACTTGAAGAAAAAGGTGAGAGAGGTGTGTCTTGGGGACCTCCAGGGTCTTGGAATTggaggtggttaaaaaaaaatggctttgctGAGATTTGAACCCCTCTTGTTGGAtttcacattgctttttttttttcaacatttatttttttggggacagagagagacagagcatgaacgggggaggggcagagagagagggagacacagaatcggaaacaggctccaggctccgagccatcagcccagagcccgacgcggggctcgaactcgcggaccgcgagatcgtgacctggctgaagtcggacgctcaaccgactgcgccacccaggcgcccctcacattgcTTTTAACTAGAGTCCTTTATGCTCGTTCCTGGGAGCAAATGTTTATGAGGCAGAGAGTGGCCCAGGGACACCATACTTGGGGAAATTATGAAACTTAACTAGTGTTTTTTGGTCAGAGACACCTGCACTGTGCTTTGATTGGCACCCGGGCACTAAGAGTGAGGATAAGGACAGCAAAACGTGCTAAGCTCCTCCCAGCTCAAAGCTATTTTGATTGTATGGTGTAAAGTTTGGCATCTAAATCATTAAAACACAGCCTGATCAATCACACATGCTACAGAAAGGGTAGTTACGCGTGTTGGCTAGAAAAAGTGTCGTAAACAATTTGCAGACCAGGTGGGTCTCTCGCCAAGGGCTGTACGGTCTTCGGAGAAGAGGTTTGCTCTCTAGCTGACAAGCGTCCTCACCAGTCTTGTCTTAATGTGCCTAGTTAATTCATTCCCACTACCTGTCTGGCTTCTGCAGACGTTTGAGTTGAGtcagttctgtttttcttaggTCTCCCAGGTGCCGTAGTAAAAATTCTTGGGTTGGcagggcgggggggcggggggtaccGGATGCCATCTGCCCTGGCGGTAGGTCGAACATAGGTTTTTCAGTGTGCATCTGATTttcatgttgcctttttttttttttttttttttttttccctaggatgGTTCGAAGCATATCTTTGAGATGGAAAGTGTTCGGGGTCAACTTCAGAGCTTGCTCCAGACCTCCCGTGATACAGCCCATCGTGAGTAAACCCCTTGACCATGAAGAAGTGCACAGACGTAAGGGGCGGGAGAAGGTGGAGAAAGGAAGACTCAGGTTTCAGGAGAGGCTCCGGTTCTTTGGGAGAGGGGCCAGAGGGGTGGGTGCAGTAGAAAGGAAggccctctcctctcttctccttcaagTGGTCCCTGTTCCAAAGTCTTACCTGACCCTGGCTCTGGGGTCCCTCTGGCTGCCTGCAGGGGACCCCCTCACTCCAGGTGCTGGCTCAGAGAGACGAGAAGAGGACTCCTTTGACAGTGACAGCACAGCCACCTTGCTGAAGTGAGTCCCCCTTGGGTTCTGCTCACTTGCTTGCCTGGAAAGCCAAGTGTTCCGTTCCATaattctctccttcctgcttctGAACCTCTTAAGGCCCTAAGATGCTTGTCCCTTACCTTTCagttttcatcctttctctcctGGCTTCTAACTCCCTTACTTCAGGAACGTGGGCATCTCCTGCCTGGTACCTGGCTTTCTCCCAGGTATCTTCTTCCCCCGGAAGAGTTGGCTTGTTTCTGCTAAGACTGTTACTGCGGGGAGCGTGGTGTGCAGGAAGGAGCTCTAGAGAGTGAATCACAGGACCTAAGTGCTGTTGAGGGCCCTGTCACTGTCTAGCTccgtgactttgggcaagtctctGGCCCTTTCTGAGTTCCAGTTTCCACGTTTGTAAAACGTCACAGTTGGACTAGGGGATCTCAAAAGCTTTCCCCACCCTGACATTCTCTACCTGGTTTGCTCAGCACCCGGCCCCTGCAAGACTTATCTCCGTCCAGCTCGGCCCAAGCCCTGGAGGAGCTGTTTCCCCGCTATGCCAGTCTTCGGCCAGGACCCCCGCTCAATCCCCCGGATTTCCAGGGCCTGAGGGATGCCCTGGATTCAGAGCATACCCGTCGCAAGGTGAGTTACCGAGGCTTCCTTTTGAAAGCAGCAACAATTAGAAATAGGCCGGGTGCTGAACAGGGCTGAGGGTTAAGGGCCTGCAAGCCGAGACTTTGCTCAAATGGCCCTTCAGGGTGGTCGTCTTTGACCATCTGACCTAAAATGGCACATTCCTCCTCCCGGCGTTCAGTCGGGTTGCTCTGTTCTTTCCTTCATATAGCTGCTTACCACAGCCTGATATATCTCATTTCTCCCCTCTGAAATCTAAGCTCCACGAGGGCCATACCTTATCTCGTTCCGCCCTGTCTTCCTAAGGTCTAGAACATGCCTGACGCAAAGCAAAGCAATGTCCCAATAGCGCGTGGTGAATGAACAAGCCTCGCTAGCTTGTGCGAAGGCTTTGCAGTTATCGGTGACCTAGCAAGCTTTATCTCCAGCCTCTctgaggtgggcagagagagggactaGGCAGAGGAAGCGTCAGAATCACTGGTTGTGTTGTCTCTTCCTTGATCTTAAGTCACCTGGGCATGGATGAAAGGCTTTCTCCTGTCTTTGCCGTGTTTCATCACTGTGCCCGATGAACTTCTTGAGGCAGGAGTGACCTCCCACTCCTTGCCGTGTGGGCTGTCACACTGCTACCAGAGGGTTCATGGGAATTCTTCTCGGGAGAGCCAGGAAAGGGAAGAGCCTGGAAGCTAAGCCCCTGTCTCCTGAGATGGTAGGGGAAGGCGTTGGAGGCTTCAAGTTTCCTGCTCCAGAATTCCTGATTCTTCTTCTCCAAACCTCCTCTGTTCTGGGGACCCAAGCTCCCTGTGTCCAGCCCGTTTTCACCGAGAAGACCTGGGAAGTTTGATGCTTTGGTCAGCTTAGGGACGGTCACCCCCCACTTGTCACCCTTCTTCCCAGCATTGCGAGCGCCATATTCAGAGCCTCCAGACCCGAGTGCTGGAGCTTCAGCAACAGTTAGCTGTGGCTGTGACTGCCGACCGCAAGAAAGATGTTATGATCGAGCAGTTGGACAAGGTGCCAGGGGAGCAGGATGCGGGCGGGGCTCTCCACGGGGGGAAGAGTAAACGGGGTGGCCGGCCGGCATTTCTGTGCTCACTCTGGGAGCTGGGGCCCGGTGTGGATTTCCCGATCCTGGGAGAAGGTGGCTGTTGACCCCGCTCCTGCGGGCAGAAAGAGGGCAAAACAATGATTTTGAAATGCCATCTGACTCTCCTCTCCTGAGACCCTGGCCCGCGTGGTGGAGGGCTGGAACCGGCACGAAGCCGAGCGGGCAGAGGTCCTTCGGGGGCTCCAGGAGGAACGCCAGGCAGCCGAACTCACCAGAAGCAAGCAGCAGGAGGTGGGCAACCTGGATCAGATGGCATTAGAACCGGGGTCACAGATTGGCAGGTGGAAGGGGGTTGAAGTAGCTCCGAAGCAGGGTTCCTGACCGATTGAGCCAGGGTTGCAGAAACCGACCTGCTCTCTTTTCACCATTTTTACTGTCAGAATTGCCTCATCTGTGTCTTCCCGGCTTTCCCCACACCCTGTGGTCTTCTCTTTGGCCCCCAAGTCATTTAGTtaggtcttctttttcttttttttattaaaaaattttttttaatgtttattcattttttgaaagagagagagagcatgcgcaagtggggggaggggcagagagagagggagacacagaatctgaagcaggctccaggctctgagctgtcagcacagagcccgacacagggctcgaacccatgaaccgcgagatcgtgacccaagccgaagtccgatgcccaaccgactgggccacccaggtgccccaggtcttaCTTTTAAAGTCTATCTCATTGACGCTTTTTGAACTATGAGTTCGTCAGTTCCCCTGTCTTGTGTCCCCCTGTCCCTGAAAGACAGTAACCCACCTGGAGCAAAGCCTTTCTGAGGCCATGGAGGCCCTGAGTCGTGAGCAGGAAGGCGCCAGACTGCAGCAACGGGAAAGAGAGACGCTGGTGAGAACGCTGGACTGGGTTCATTCCGGTGGGAGCCGCTAATTACTTCTGGAGGGGTGCTTGCCGTTGGCGGGTTGTGGGAGCTGCACTGGGGGAGTGTTTCCCAAAGACTGATCTTAGAACACTTGTTCTGCAAACAGGGCTCTGCCACCAAGTCAGCTTAAGAGACTCGGCAAATTATTTCCTCATTAGAATTACCTGGGGGAttactttaaaatgtagatttctaggggcgcctgggtggcgcagtcggttaagcgtccgacctcagccaggtcacgatctcgcggtccgtgagctcaagccccgcgtcaggctctgggctgatggctcagagcctggagcctgtttccgattctgtgtttccctctctctctgcccctcccccgttcatgctctgtctctctctgtcccaaaaataaataaaatgtagatttctGGGACCCACTGCCAGGGGTTTTGATTCAGTAGGCATACGGTGGGGCTGGGAGCCTAAATGTTTTCAGCAGTTTCCTAGCTGATTTTGTTCAGCCAGGCTTGGGAACTGTAGGGTAGGGCATGGCGAAGCCGGGTGTGGGACAAGACTCCGTCAGGTTTCTTACTGCTGAAGGGACAAGAGGATTACCCACGTGAACGAGCAGCCGGGTTTGGAACTCACCGTGTGCACGACATGTGCCTGCTGCGTGCAGGCTGGTACTTGtcatcttttagtttttttattactttttttaatgttttatttgtgagagagacagagagaacatgagtgggggagggacagagagagagggagacaaagaatccaaaacaggctccaggctctgagctcccagctgtcagcccggagcccgacgcgggctcgaactcttggaccgcgagatcatgacctgagccgaagtcggccacttaaccgaccgagccacccaggcgcccttggtaCTTCTCATCTTAACAGGCTTTGTCCAACAGTATGGGTGATGGGTGCTGGTTGGCTAGGACGTGACTTTGCGGGCTGGATTTTCTGGTCTCCGTGGAACTTCTCttgatgatgatagtgatggcTGTTGTGTACGGAGTGCTCACCGTGTGCCGGGCCCCCGTGCTAATTACTTCCTGTGCGCTTTGCACCGTAATCCTCGCGAGGTAGACCCTGGCATGATGCCGTTTTGCAGATTGAGACGCGTGCCTCAGAACGCATAGGAAGGGACAGATTTGAATCCAGATGTACCTAATTCCGGAACAGAAGCTCTTATTTACTATATCCTAATCCCGTGGGCTGGCCAACTGCTGTGTTTCTCGTGGACGTAATTCTCAGGGCGCTGGTCCTCTGTGTGGGGCGAGGGGACAGATTGCTGGCGTCGGACGGGCTCATAAGGAGCTTGGTTTCCCCTGGGGCCataggaggaggagaggcaggctCTGACCCTGAGCTTGGAGCTGGAACAGCAGCGGTGCCGGGCTCTGCAGGAAGAGCGGGACGAGGCCCGGGCCGGGCAGCTCAGTGAGCACCGGCAGCTGGAGACACTGAAGGTGGCCCTGGAAGGGGAACGGCAGGCGTGGGCCGAGCAGGAGCGCCAGCTGGAGGAGCGCCACCGGGCGCTGCGGGACGACGTGCAGGCCCAGCTGGAGCAGGAGAAGGTAAGAGTGGCAGGCGGGGAAGAGGGAGCAGGTGCGGGGCAAGATAGCGGAATGAGACGTGATGTCGGAACGTGGCGTGTAGGGGACTGGCACGGAGAGCGCAGGGCTGTCGCCGCGGGACAAGGCTGAGGGTGTTAGGCCGACACGAAGGGCTGGGGGGCGGCCACCACGCGGAAGGCAGAAGAGTGAGCTGGACCAGATGAGGAAGTAGTCACATgtgaaagggagagaagcagCTTGGGTTTTAGGGTGGGGGAGGCTGACGCGGGGCCAGGGGTAACGGGGCGCAGGGACACGCGGCGCGTCCTTAGGTCTGATGTCTTCCCGCAGGGGAACACACAGAGGGAGGCCCAGGCAGCGCGGGAGGCCCAGCAGCAGCTGGCGCTGGCGCAGTCCGAGGTGCGGCGCTTGGAGGGCGAGCTGGACACGGCCCGGAGGGAGAGGGACGCGCTGCAGCTGGAGATGAGCCTGGTACAGGTCAGGGGGCGGGGCGTCTGGGGCGGGTTTCCTGCTTAGGGGAGGAGGATCTGAGGCACAGGGACTCACGACTCCCAAGAGGAGTCCTGGCGAACGCTCCTCCCGGTTTTAACTAGAATTTTGGCCTCGGCTTCTGCTTTTACagcagctccccccacccccaatcacaGGATGCAGTGCCTGGAACCCCAGGTGGTACTAAAGCCCGTGTGTGCCCCGGGTTTCTTGCCCACACGCACCTGCGAGGGGGGTTCCTTTACAGAGTAGTCACAGTAAGAGACGAACAACAGTAACTCATTATAAAGTTGAATGCTCATGGGGCACCCGGGcagctcagtcgggtgagcgtctgactctcgattttggctcaggtcaggatctcggggttcggggagttcgagccccgactCGGGCTCtggctgatagtgtggagcctgcttgggattctctctctctgcctctccaaaataaaaaaaatttttttaaattgaacacTTCTAAGTACGTACTGTAATAAAGTCATGTGAATGTcgtctctcactttctcaaagtATCTTAATGTCCTACACTcacccttctccttttttttttttttaattttttaaaaaagtttgtttacctttgagagagcataagcaggggagggtcagagagagagggagacacagaatcggaagcaggctccaggctctgagctgtcagcacagagcccgacgcggggctcgaacccgtgaactgcgagatcgtgacctgagccaaagttggtgcttacccaactgagccacgcaggcgcccctcacccTTCTTGTGAGGATGGGGGAATGACAAAATGCCCCGGGATGGGGTGAAGGAGGTGGATGGCACAGGCGTTGTGACACAGCGTGAGGCCTCTGTTGACCTGACGATACTGTCCGAAGGGGGATCACCTGCTTCCCGACCGCGGGTGACTGAAACCGCCGAAAGGGAAACCATGGATGAGAGGAGACCACTGTGTGTGTAAAATGTGTGTTAGGGGAAGATTAATGAGGATCTGAGACCAGGTCAGTCTGCAGGGTTTTCCTTATTAACAGTTGACCTAAGGGGATACACCCGGTTCCTCGGTCAGCGAGACCTGTGTTTGGAAAAACAAACTCCTTTCACTTTGCACCCAGCCGCTTGAGTTGGCGGACTGACCGCATGGAAACCAATGTCATGAACGACCAAGGGTGTTAGTTCCGCTCTGTGGCTGTTTGTAAGCTGCTGTCACCTTTCTGACCTGGCGGGTGTGTGTTCACTGAGCCTGCCGAACGGCCCCTGCGCAAGCTCcgtgctgggagctgggagcagTCCGGGCCCACGGGAGCTCGCCAGCTAGAGCGGGAGTCTGTCGGGCACACAATTCTCGAAGTAGCATGCTAAGTGATAGTTGAGGGACAGGAGAACTACTCGTCACTCGGATGTCGTCTCGTTAGTGAGGTCTTCCCCAACCACGCTGAGTGAAACGTGCAACCTCTCACCGTCctgttccccttccctgcttgatcTTTCTTCTGATACACTACATACTGTACTTTAAAATCTTGTGTATTTTTTGAAGGCAAGCGTTTTTGTGTCTTTGTTGTTGAATCCCAGAATAGTGCCTGGCTCTAGTACTGTTCAAGCCCTTGATTTCATAttcttctatccatttttttttaggtttatttatttgttttgagagagagagagagacagagagagggagagacagaatcccaagcaggctccacgcagagcctggtgtggggctcaataccacaaaccatgagatcatgacctgagccaaaatcaagagttggattcttttttttttttttttatgtttatttatttatttttgtgtgagagagatcGAGCAAGCGCAAgccggggcggggcagagagagagggagggagacacagaatccgaagcaggctctgggctccgagccaccagtgcagagcttggtgtggggctcgaacgcacagaccgcgagatcgtgacctgagccgaagttggacacttaaccaactgagccacccaggagccccgagagttggattcttaattgactaagccacccacgtgcctctgTTCTACCCATCATTGAAAGGGAGGTGTTGACGTTTCTAGCTATTAATGTAGAACTGTCCATGTTTTCCATCAAGTctgtcaattttttctttatataatttggggTTCTGTTAAGTGCCTATATGTTTATATGGTTATGTCTTCTTGATGTAACTGGTTTTTTGGCTTAAATTTTTGTCTAATGATAACATAGCCCCACCCTAGCTCGCTTGGTTGCTATTTGCATGGActatcttttctcttctttttatttacaacCTCTTTGTGTCTTTGTATCTAAAGTGAGTTTGTAATCCAGACAACATACGGGTGGATtacgttttgttttttaatccattctgccagtttctgccttttaattggaaaGTTTAATCCATTTCCATTTGAAGTAATTACTGGAAAAGAACCACTTATTTCTGCCATTTAActatttgttttgtgtatgtcctgcttggtttttgttttttcagttccTCCATTACTGCCTTTCTAAGGTACATTGATATTTTGTGTACCGTTTTGATTCtcttcacttttccttttctgtacatTTTAGAAGTTTTCTTAATCATTACCTTGGGATTACAATTAGCATCTTAACAGTAACCCAGTTTGAATAATACTAGCTTTAGTTTCCAGAGTCAGTGATCACTGTTGCTACACATCTGTGTCCCTCTGCTTTCGTGGTGTCATTGACACAGATTTATAATTACGGTTTTATGCATCCGCCTTTTATATCACATAGGGGAAAAAAGTTCCAAACTGAAAGTACAGTAAtacacggggcgcctggatggctcagtcggttaagtgtccgactttggctcaggtcat is a window of Prionailurus viverrinus isolate Anna chromosome E1, UM_Priviv_1.0, whole genome shotgun sequence DNA encoding:
- the TRAPPC1 gene encoding trafficking protein particle complex subunit 1; translation: MTVHNLYLFDRNGVCLHYSEWHRKKQAGIPKEEEYKLMYGMLFSIRSFVSKMSPLDMKDGFLAFQTSRYKLHYYETPTGIKVVMNTDLGVGPIRDVLHHIYSALYVELVVKNPLCPLGQTVQSELFRSRLDSYVRSLPFFSARAG
- the CNTROB gene encoding centrobin isoform X5 is translated as MATSATVPSSPLRAEDLLSDSSEAPGLNQMSSEVTSQLYASLHLSRQAEATARAQLYLPSSSPPPHEMLDGLAQELSRSLSVGLENNLKKKVREDGSKHIFEMESVRGQLQSLLQTSRDTAHRDPLTPGAGSERREEDSFDSDSTATLLNTRPLQDLSPSSSAQALEELFPRYASLRPGPPLNPPDFQGLRDALDSEHTRRKHCERHIQSLQTRVLELQQQLAVAVTADRKKDVMIEQLDKTLARVVEGWNRHEAERAEVLRGLQEERQAAELTRSKQQETVTHLEQSLSEAMEALSREQEGARLQQRERETLEEERQALTLSLELEQQRCRALQEERDEARAGQLSEHRQLETLKVALEGERQAWAEQERQLEERHRALRDDVQAQLEQEKGNTQREAQAAREAQQQLALAQSEVRRLEGELDTARRERDALQLEMSLVQARYESQRVQLESDLAVRLEQRVTERLAQAQESSLRQVASLREHHRKQLQDLSGQHEQELSAQLAQFKVEMAEREERQQQVAQDYELRLAREQARVRELQSGQRRLEEQRAELVERLQAMLQAHWAEASQLLGATTLPPDLPVHTTSPSSPGPQEPEKGERRLWTRPPVAVALKPVLQQSREAGAEQPPRVLRSPSPDLSPLLGPPFQSQHSFQPLEPKPGLTSSVTSAGAFSTAGAFHPDHRPERPFPEEDPGSDGDGFLKPGLQPPSQLDGLKHFLHQLLEIVPQSSEAPSVELLPPKSGGDGLAPARQLMDVSQLLRLYQARGWGALPAEDLLLYLKRQEHGRTDSRGDNAPRRNTDSRLGEIPRKEVPSQALPRRLAAAAPRTDKPPARRKGGHLAPSSTRSRGGIWR
- the CNTROB gene encoding centrobin isoform X4, whose product is MATSATVPSSPLRAEDLLSDSSEAPGLNQMSSEVTSQLYASLHLSRQAEATARAQLYLPSSSPPPHEMLDGLAQELSRSLSVGLENNLKKKVREDGSKHIFEMESVRGQLQSLLQTSRDTAHRDPLTPGAGSERREEDSFDSDSTATLLNTRPLQDLSPSSSAQALEELFPRYASLRPGPPLNPPDFQGLRDALDSEHTRRKHCERHIQSLQTRVLELQQQLAVAVTADRKKDVMIEQLDKTLARVVEGWNRHEAERAEVLRGLQEERQAAELTRSKQQETVTHLEQSLSEAMEALSREQEGARLQQRERETLEEERQALTLSLELEQQRCRALQEERDEARAGQLSEHRQLETLKVALEGERQAWAEQERQLEERHRALRDDVQAQLEQEKGNTQREAQAAREAQQQLALAQSEVRRLEGELDTARRERDALQLEMSLVQARYESQRVQLESDLAVRLEQRVTERLAQAQESSLRQVASLREHHRKQLQDLSGQHEQELSAQLAQFKVEMAEREERQQQVAQDYELRLAREQARVRELQSGQRRLEEQRAELVERLQAMLQAHWAEASQLLGATTLPPDLPVHTTSPSSPGPQEPEKGERRLWTRPPVAVALKPVLQQSREAGAEQPPRVLRSPSPDLSPLLGPPFQSQHSFQPLEPKPGLTSSVTSAGAFSTAGAFHPDHRPERPFPEEDPGSDGDGFLKPGLQPPSQLDGLKHFLHQLLEIVPQSSEAPSVELLPPKSGPLTVPSWEEAPQVPHLPPPVHKTKVPLAMASSLFRAHELPSSHSQSSGLRAGSPERDERPGGGDGLAPARQLMDVSQLLRLYQARGWGALPAEDLLLYLKRQEHGRTDSRGDNAPRRNTDSRLGPLPGSPPPPGCCSP